In Zingiber officinale cultivar Zhangliang chromosome 3B, Zo_v1.1, whole genome shotgun sequence, a single window of DNA contains:
- the LOC122054798 gene encoding protein IRON-RELATED TRANSCRIPTION FACTOR 2-like, with the protein MVVLEHNVMIKKAQSEQFKWISFKTNDNAIVNHVMENMPTFCGILVEVHMRSYSISREEAMLEKIFPSYNYKWHHLSDSTAQINFSCVVYLSINKMVRQQGEEEIILECNRFDLQSLYNFRNDMISAAFSTNYSLSQLLPDPEADQESEHIELDDEGLPQQCCYSTTGGKLNSPSSTTKKLGHNAYERDRRKKINDLYSSLRCLLPESKQHEKKSSIPATISRVLKYIPELRSELEQLSRRKEEMLVVLRRREEESHCVQSVGYPLVSATCISNREVMVQLCLLNQDAMVCLSGILSVLDGEGLQLVNASTHKAQDGRCFSSLHLKAREAFKTDIFSEHLIKQIKREARAEYSSVLPAYKHM; encoded by the exons ATGGTGGTTCTTGAGCACAATGTGATGATCAAGAAAGCTCAGAGTGAGCAGTTCAAGTGGATCTCGTTCAAGACGAACGACAATGCTATAGTGAACCATGTCATGGAAAACATGCCGACTTTCTGTGGAATACTGGTGGAGGTGCATATGAGATCATATAGCATCTCAAGGGAGGAGGCTATGCTAGAAAAAAT ATTTCCATCGTATAATTATAAATGGCACCATCTATCCGATTCTactgcccaaattaatttctccTGTGTTGTCTATCTATCTATCAACAAGATGGTCCGgcagcaaggagaagaagaaataaTTTTGGAATGCAATAGATTTGATCTCCAATCTCTGTACAATTTCAGAAACGACATGATCTCAGCAGCGTTTAGTACTAATTACTCTCTTTCCCAATTATTACCTGATCCCGAAGCAGATCAAGAATCGGAGCATATTGAGCTGGACGACGAGGGCCTCCCCCAACAGTGCTGCTACTCCACGACTGGTGGCAAATTGAACTCGCCGAGCTCCACTACCAAGAAGCTGGGCCACAACGCCTACGAACGCGACCGCAGGAAGAAGATCAACGACTTGTACTCTTCGCTCCGATGTCTACTTCCCGAATCCAAACAACAC gaaaagaagtcgAGCATCCCGGCGACCATCTCCCGGGTGCTGAAGTACATACCCGAGCTGCGATCGGAGCTGGAGCAGCTGTCGCGGAGAAAAGAAGAGATGCTGGTGGTGCTGCGGAGGCGCGAAGAAGAGAGCCATTGCGTTCAGAGTGTAGGTTATCCGCTCGTCTCAGCGACCTGCATCAGCAACAGGGAGGTCATGGTGCAACTCTGTTTACTGAACCAAGACGCCATGGTCTGTTTGTCCGGAATTCTAAGTGTTCTAGATGGAGAGGGGCTTCAACTCGTGAATGCTTCGACTCACAAAGCACAGGATGGCAGGTGTTTTAGCAGCCTCCACCTGAag GCAAGAGAAGCTTTCAAAACTGACATCTTCTCTGAACATCTCATAAAACAAATCAAACGGGAGGCAAGAGCAGAATATTCCAGTGTTCTTCCAGCTTACAAGCATATGTAA